In Elaeis guineensis isolate ETL-2024a chromosome 1, EG11, whole genome shotgun sequence, a genomic segment contains:
- the LOC109505507 gene encoding uncharacterized protein, producing the protein MIKQKIVLKVTITCKTSVIMAAVAEVPGIDEMTLDVESCKLTVIGVVDPVCIVKVLRKIKVVVCIESVNPHPPPKPPEEKPKEKSPETKKKCPPPCPTKCTPPPCPRPCWSVPCHCGTCPPLCPQPCRSVPCHCGTCPPPCPPPCRSVPCHCGTCHSGYQSMGCEEPSWCTIM; encoded by the exons ATG ATCAAGCAGAAGATCGTGTTAAAGGTCACCATAACGTGCAAGACAAGCGTCATCATGGCGGCTGTCGCCGAGGTTCCAG GCATCGACGAGATGACGTTGGATGTGGAGAGCTGCAAGCTGACGGTGATCGGAGTTGTGGACCCGGTGTGTATAGTGAAGGTGTTGAGGAAGATCAAGGTGGTGGTCTGCATCGAATCCGTCAATCCCCACCCCCCACCCAAGCCGCCCGAAGAGAAACCCAAGGAAAAATCCCCAGAAACTAAGAAAAAGTGCCCACCACCATGTCCGACAAAGTGTACTCCACCACCATGCCCGCGGCCGTGCTGGTCGGTGCCATGCCACTGTGGCACATGCCCGCCACTATGTCCGCAGCCGTGCCGGTCGGTGCCATGCCACTGTGGCACGTGCCCACCGCCATGTCCGCCGCCGTGCCGGTCGGTGCCATGTCACTGCGGCACGTGCCATTCCGGCTACCAATCCATGGGCTGTGAAGAACCCAGTTGGTGCACCATCATGTAA